From a single Verrucomicrobiia bacterium genomic region:
- the ccoG gene encoding cytochrome c oxidase accessory protein CcoG: MSTPTPSEPGTSRDGGADARRSGESGDGRAGGGNGVLKGVDWGDFRDHLATADERGRRKWIYPRQPAGRYTRARTVLSGFLLAILFAGPFIRIQGNPLLMMNIVDRRFVILGQVFWPQDFAIFAVAMLLFLTGIVVFTAAFGRLWCGWTCPQTVLMELVFRKIEYWIEGDAHHQRALTAAPWTVGKWVKRVGKHAIFLGLSFVIGNTLLAYIIGSDELIRIITDPPGEHLTGLTFMVLFTLLFYGIFARFREQACTFICPYGRLQSTLLDENSIVVAYDHRRGERRAPLRRRETQEQRRTQGLGDCIECRQCVTVCPTGIDIRDGTQMECVHCTACMDACDAVMDRIGRSRGLIRYASLNGIERGEPLRVTPRLIGYAVLLLGLIGLFLFLLFTRSDVQTTLLRAPGGLYQTLPDGRLSNLYILKLVNKTHREMAVELRLEGMEGVVRVMGPPLVVRGGERVEASVLVELEPAVLRGANTPVRLGVWAEGRPIETVRTAFIGPRTPSTQKP, encoded by the coding sequence ATGTCCACTCCGACCCCCTCCGAACCCGGCACGTCGCGTGACGGCGGCGCCGATGCCCGCCGGTCCGGGGAATCCGGGGACGGGCGTGCCGGGGGGGGCAACGGGGTGTTGAAGGGGGTGGACTGGGGGGATTTCCGGGACCATCTGGCCACGGCGGACGAGCGGGGACGGCGGAAGTGGATTTATCCGCGGCAGCCGGCGGGTCGGTACACGCGGGCGCGGACGGTGTTGAGCGGGTTTCTGCTGGCGATCCTGTTTGCCGGGCCGTTCATCCGGATCCAGGGGAATCCCCTGTTGATGATGAACATCGTGGACCGGCGGTTTGTGATCCTGGGGCAGGTATTCTGGCCGCAGGACTTTGCGATCTTCGCGGTGGCGATGCTGTTGTTTCTGACGGGCATCGTGGTGTTCACGGCGGCGTTCGGGCGGTTGTGGTGCGGTTGGACCTGTCCGCAGACGGTGTTGATGGAGCTGGTGTTCCGGAAGATCGAGTACTGGATCGAGGGGGACGCGCATCATCAGCGGGCGCTGACGGCGGCGCCGTGGACGGTGGGGAAGTGGGTGAAGCGAGTGGGCAAGCACGCCATCTTCCTGGGGCTTTCGTTTGTCATTGGGAACACGCTGCTGGCGTACATCATTGGGAGCGACGAACTGATCCGGATCATCACCGATCCGCCCGGGGAGCATCTGACGGGCCTGACCTTCATGGTGCTGTTCACGCTGTTGTTCTACGGGATCTTTGCGCGCTTCCGGGAGCAGGCCTGCACGTTCATCTGTCCGTATGGGCGGCTGCAATCGACGCTGCTGGACGAGAACAGCATCGTGGTGGCGTACGATCATCGCCGGGGCGAACGCCGGGCCCCGCTGCGCCGCCGGGAGACGCAGGAGCAGCGACGGACGCAGGGACTCGGCGACTGCATCGAGTGCCGCCAGTGCGTGACGGTTTGTCCGACGGGGATCGACATCCGGGACGGCACGCAGATGGAGTGTGTTCACTGCACCGCCTGCATGGATGCGTGCGACGCGGTGATGGACCGGATCGGAAGGTCGCGCGGGTTGATCCGTTATGCGTCGTTGAACGGGATCGAGCGGGGCGAGCCGTTGCGGGTGACGCCGCGCCTGATCGGGTACGCAGTGCTGCTGCTGGGATTGATCGGCCTGTTTCTCTTTCTGTTGTTCACCCGCAGCGACGTGCAGACGACGCTGCTCCGCGCGCCGGGCGGGCTGTACCAGACGCTGCCGGACGGGCGGCTTTCGAACCTCTACATTTTGAAGCTGGTCAACAAGACGCACCGGGAGATGGCGGTGGAACTGCGGCTGGAAGGCATGGAGGGGGTGGTTCGGGTCATGGGTCCGCCCCTGGTGGTCCGGGGCGGGGAGCGGGTTGAGGCGTCCGTTCTGGTCGAACTGGAGCCGGCCGTGCTCCGTGGGGCGAACACCCCGGTACGCCTCGGGGTATGGGCCGAGGGCCGCCCCATCGAGACGGTGCGAACAGCGTTCATCGGTCCGCGAACCCCTTCCACTCAGAAGCCATGA
- the ccoN gene encoding cytochrome-c oxidase, cbb3-type subunit I, producing the protein MNVETFKYDNRIVRAFAIATVVWAIVGMLAGLLAAIQLFHPGANLNLQYITFGRLRPLHTNAVIFAFVGNGMFMGIYYSLQRLCKARMYSDLLSWLNFWGWNAIIVAAAVTLPLGYTSSKEYAELEWPIDVAIAVVWVAFTINLLGTIVKRRERHMYVAIWFYIATALTVAVLHIGNSLAVPAGWFKSYSIYSGVQDALVQWWYAHNAVAFFLTTPYLGLMYYFLPKAAGRPVFSYRLSIIHFWGLIFIYIWAGPHHLLYTALPDWVQSLGMVFSLMLIAPSWGGMLNGLLTLRGAWDKVRQDPMLKFMVVAVTAYGMATLEGPALSIKSVNALSHYTDWTVAHVHTGALGWNGFLTFSMLYWLFPKLYRTGLYSVKLANWHFWIAVLGMMFYVVPMYWSGVTQGLMWKQFTADGFLLYPNFLETVLAVLPMHRMRAVGGAMYIVGVLLMAWNLYRTAKAGRFVEEEEVQAPALASKPVHADKRWGHRWLEAKPMLFSVLTILAILVGGLIEIVPMYLVKHNVPTLASVRPYTPLEVLGRDIYIREGCVGCHSQMVRPFRSETERYGEYSKAGEFIYDHPFLWGSKRSGPDLHRLGGKYPHAWHYNHMEDPTSTSPGSVMPAYPWLLTQKMDVASVPARIRALRRVGVPYEEGYEGRAREDLEAQAAEIVAGLRTGMIEAEPDREIIALIAYLQRLGTDIKAQPEL; encoded by the coding sequence ATGAACGTCGAGACCTTCAAGTACGACAATCGGATTGTCCGGGCCTTCGCGATCGCCACGGTGGTGTGGGCGATCGTGGGGATGCTGGCCGGGCTGCTGGCGGCGATCCAGCTCTTCCATCCCGGGGCGAACCTGAACCTTCAGTACATCACCTTCGGGCGGTTGCGACCGCTGCACACGAACGCGGTGATTTTCGCGTTTGTGGGCAACGGGATGTTCATGGGGATCTACTATTCGCTGCAGCGACTGTGCAAGGCGCGGATGTACAGCGATCTGCTGAGCTGGCTGAACTTCTGGGGCTGGAACGCGATCATCGTGGCGGCGGCGGTGACGCTTCCGCTGGGGTACACGTCGAGCAAGGAGTACGCCGAACTGGAGTGGCCGATCGACGTGGCGATCGCGGTGGTGTGGGTGGCGTTCACGATCAATCTGCTGGGGACCATTGTGAAGCGGCGTGAGCGGCACATGTACGTGGCGATCTGGTTTTACATCGCGACGGCGCTGACGGTGGCGGTGCTGCACATCGGGAACTCGCTGGCGGTACCGGCGGGGTGGTTCAAGAGCTACTCAATCTATTCCGGCGTGCAGGACGCGCTGGTGCAGTGGTGGTACGCGCACAACGCGGTGGCCTTCTTTCTGACCACACCGTACCTCGGGCTGATGTATTACTTCCTGCCCAAGGCGGCGGGGAGGCCGGTCTTCTCGTACCGGCTGTCGATCATCCACTTCTGGGGACTGATCTTCATCTACATCTGGGCGGGGCCGCATCACCTGCTCTACACGGCGTTGCCGGACTGGGTGCAGTCGCTGGGGATGGTGTTTTCGCTGATGCTGATCGCGCCCTCGTGGGGGGGGATGCTGAACGGGCTGCTGACGTTGCGGGGGGCGTGGGACAAGGTGCGGCAGGATCCGATGCTGAAGTTCATGGTGGTGGCGGTGACGGCCTACGGGATGGCGACGCTGGAAGGTCCGGCATTGTCCATCAAGAGTGTCAATGCCCTCTCGCACTACACGGACTGGACCGTCGCCCATGTGCATACCGGGGCGCTGGGATGGAACGGCTTTCTGACCTTCAGCATGCTGTACTGGCTGTTTCCGAAGCTGTACCGGACCGGGCTTTACTCGGTGAAGCTGGCCAACTGGCACTTCTGGATCGCGGTGCTGGGGATGATGTTCTACGTGGTGCCGATGTACTGGAGCGGGGTGACGCAGGGGCTGATGTGGAAGCAGTTCACGGCGGACGGGTTCCTGCTGTATCCGAACTTCCTGGAGACCGTGCTGGCGGTGCTGCCGATGCACCGCATGCGGGCTGTGGGCGGCGCCATGTACATCGTCGGGGTCCTGCTGATGGCCTGGAATCTCTACCGGACGGCGAAGGCGGGGCGGTTTGTCGAGGAGGAGGAAGTGCAGGCCCCGGCGCTCGCTTCGAAGCCCGTCCACGCGGACAAGCGGTGGGGTCATCGGTGGCTTGAGGCCAAGCCCATGCTTTTCAGCGTCCTGACGATCCTGGCGATCCTGGTGGGCGGCCTGATCGAGATCGTCCCGATGTACCTGGTGAAGCACAACGTCCCGACCCTCGCTTCGGTCCGTCCCTACACTCCGTTGGAGGTGCTGGGCCGGGACATTTACATCCGGGAGGGCTGTGTGGGATGCCATTCGCAGATGGTCCGGCCGTTCCGTTCGGAGACCGAGCGGTACGGCGAGTACTCGAAGGCGGGGGAATTCATTTATGACCATCCGTTTCTGTGGGGTTCGAAGCGGAGCGGGCCGGATCTGCACCGGCTGGGCGGCAAGTATCCGCACGCCTGGCACTACAACCACATGGAGGATCCGACCTCGACGTCCCCGGGATCGGTCATGCCGGCGTACCCGTGGCTGTTGACACAAAAGATGGACGTGGCGTCGGTGCCGGCCCGGATTCGCGCGTTGCGCCGGGTGGGTGTGCCGTACGAGGAGGGGTACGAGGGGCGGGCCCGGGAGGACCTGGAAGCGCAGGCGGCGGAGATTGTGGCGGGGCTCCGGACGGGGATGATCGAAGCGGAACCCGACCGGGAGATCATCGCGCTGATCGCGTATCTCCAGCGATTGGGGACGGACATCAAGGCGCAACCCGAACTGTGA
- a CDS encoding FixH family protein, producing the protein MKATPSSSWNPWPYGIVAVLVLFFGGTVGLVVLSVKHRSELVTADYYERDLVYQERMDRLRRTEPWADRITVAYARETREVEVRVPRPHVEAGVAGTLEFYRPSEAGRDHGVVLEPDSDGVQRLDGGRLMAGKWRVRMEWSAGGEGYFADRILVVPGDGP; encoded by the coding sequence ATGAAAGCGACTCCATCCTCCTCCTGGAACCCCTGGCCGTACGGCATTGTGGCGGTGCTGGTGTTGTTTTTTGGCGGGACGGTGGGGCTGGTGGTGCTTTCCGTGAAGCATCGGTCGGAGCTGGTGACCGCGGATTACTACGAGCGCGATCTGGTTTACCAGGAGCGGATGGACCGGTTGCGACGGACGGAGCCGTGGGCGGACCGGATCACGGTGGCCTACGCGCGGGAGACGAGGGAAGTGGAGGTGCGGGTGCCGCGTCCGCATGTGGAGGCCGGGGTGGCGGGGACGCTGGAGTTCTACCGTCCGTCGGAGGCCGGGCGCGATCATGGGGTCGTGCTGGAGCCGGACTCCGACGGCGTTCAGAGGCTCGATGGGGGGCGGTTGATGGCGGGCAAGTGGCGGGTGCGGATGGAGTGGAGCGCCGGGGGCGAGGGGTATTTTGCCGACCGCATTCTGGTGGTGCCGGGGGACGGGCCCTGA
- a CDS encoding sulfite exporter TauE/SafE family protein, whose translation MPYGTALLLGLLGGLHCAGMCGPLMLVLPAVGGTRARFFAGRVVYQAGRVLTYVLMGVAAGWMGRTLALVGIQQGVTLGLGLLMLGGLLVSPRLLELPWLMGWVGGLQRRMGSLLRRRTVISLGSLGALNGLLPCGLVYIAFAGATTMSGGWEGAGYMLMFGLGTVPTMLGISLSGRLVTPAVRARLRWVVPCSIGVVAGLLILRGLSLGIPYLSPDLSGGVAVCCPTGAGPVDAAH comes from the coding sequence ATGCCATACGGAACGGCCCTGTTGCTGGGATTGTTGGGGGGACTGCACTGCGCGGGAATGTGCGGGCCGTTGATGCTGGTTCTGCCGGCGGTGGGCGGGACGCGGGCGCGTTTTTTTGCCGGGCGTGTGGTGTATCAGGCTGGCCGGGTGCTGACCTATGTTCTGATGGGGGTGGCGGCGGGTTGGATGGGGCGGACGCTGGCGCTGGTGGGGATTCAGCAGGGGGTGACCCTAGGGCTGGGGCTGCTGATGCTGGGCGGGTTGCTGGTGTCGCCGCGGCTGTTGGAACTGCCGTGGTTGATGGGGTGGGTGGGCGGGCTTCAGCGGCGGATGGGAAGTTTGTTGAGGCGGCGCACGGTGATTTCCCTGGGGAGCCTTGGCGCCCTGAATGGACTGCTTCCGTGCGGATTGGTGTACATCGCCTTCGCCGGGGCGACGACGATGTCGGGGGGATGGGAAGGGGCGGGGTATATGTTGATGTTCGGGTTGGGCACCGTGCCGACCATGCTGGGGATCAGTCTGAGCGGTCGGCTGGTGACGCCGGCGGTGAGGGCCCGGCTTCGGTGGGTGGTGCCGTGCAGCATCGGGGTGGTGGCGGGACTGCTGATTCTCCGGGGATTGTCCCTTGGGATTCCGTACCTGAGCCCGGATCTGTCGGGGGGTGTGGCCGTGTGCTGTCCGACGGGCGCGGGACCTGTCGATGCTGCTCACTGA
- a CDS encoding metallophosphoesterase family protein: MNIRWLTGLAALFASGLIASAQTDRIGVYLTWQGDPSRTMTVNWVNLYEHTTANLVYRRVGTTNWMAAAGTRHVAEPSVLQVRRVALAGLAPDTAYEFVIANEPPANDNHNLRFRTMPERLDRPVRFVTGGDMMHNREMVDAMNRRAGSLDPDFALLGGDLAYADGVNATRWIDWFQSWTRHARGREGRLIPMVLAIGNHEVRGGYGGRIPDDAPYFYRFFALPERRSYYALDFGSYLSLLVLDSGHTQPIAGEQALWLGEALAARESQRFVFACYHWPAYGTTKEPAGLLPASHPRSISIRTNWIPHFERHGLSAVFENDHHNYKRSHRLRGHQRDDDNGILYLGDGAWGVGTRTVPDDAWYLAHTEPRRHLFHVTLQPWGQADIQAMDAEGRVFDRVTLDTPRTRPAPR, encoded by the coding sequence ATGAACATTCGTTGGCTTACGGGCCTGGCAGCCTTGTTCGCGAGCGGGCTGATCGCATCCGCGCAAACGGATCGGATCGGTGTGTACCTGACCTGGCAGGGCGACCCGTCCCGGACCATGACGGTGAACTGGGTGAACCTGTACGAGCACACCACGGCCAACCTGGTGTATCGGCGTGTTGGCACCACGAATTGGATGGCTGCGGCCGGGACGCGCCATGTGGCGGAGCCGTCCGTTCTCCAGGTCCGCCGGGTCGCCCTTGCCGGACTCGCTCCGGACACCGCGTACGAGTTCGTCATCGCCAACGAGCCACCCGCCAACGACAACCACAACCTCCGGTTTCGCACCATGCCCGAGCGGTTGGATCGCCCGGTCCGATTCGTCACGGGGGGCGACATGATGCACAACCGGGAGATGGTGGATGCGATGAACCGCCGTGCCGGGAGCCTGGACCCGGACTTCGCCCTGCTGGGCGGCGACCTGGCCTACGCCGACGGGGTGAATGCCACCCGGTGGATCGACTGGTTCCAGTCATGGACCCGCCATGCGCGGGGGCGGGAGGGGCGGCTCATTCCGATGGTGCTGGCCATCGGCAATCATGAAGTGCGCGGCGGGTACGGCGGCCGGATTCCCGACGATGCCCCGTATTTCTACCGCTTCTTCGCGCTCCCGGAGCGGCGTTCCTACTACGCGCTCGACTTCGGCTCGTACCTTTCGCTGCTGGTTCTGGATTCGGGCCATACCCAGCCGATCGCGGGCGAGCAGGCCCTCTGGCTGGGAGAAGCGCTGGCGGCCCGGGAATCCCAGCGCTTTGTCTTTGCGTGCTACCACTGGCCCGCTTACGGAACGACCAAGGAACCGGCCGGACTGCTCCCCGCCTCGCATCCCCGTTCGATTTCCATCCGGACGAACTGGATCCCTCACTTCGAGCGGCACGGGCTGTCCGCGGTGTTCGAGAACGATCACCACAACTACAAGCGCAGCCATCGCCTCCGAGGTCACCAACGCGACGACGACAACGGGATCCTCTATCTGGGCGACGGGGCGTGGGGGGTTGGGACCCGGACCGTTCCCGACGACGCCTGGTACCTGGCGCACACGGAACCCCGCCGGCACCTCTTTCACGTCACCCTCCAACCGTGGGGCCAGGCGGACATCCAGGCCATGGACGCCGAAGGCCGCGTCTTCGATCGCGTTACCTTGGATACGCCCCGCACCCGGCCGGCGCCGCGCTGA
- a CDS encoding c-type cytochrome, translating to MNDPKSHEPEDPLLLDHEADGIRELDNDLPRWWVWLFYITIAFSVAYMLYYHVLGIGDLQAAAYAREMERGDAIKAQALARFEAEVGSMQPLNDPEVLRRGQQTYATLCAPCHRDDGGGLVGPNLTDDYWIHGGEFTDTLRVIWDGVPDKGMVAWKGVLQPAEIHAVASYAYTLRGTDPPNPKPREDQAPADTGESEWE from the coding sequence ATGAATGACCCGAAATCGCACGAGCCTGAAGATCCGCTGCTGCTCGACCACGAGGCCGACGGCATTCGGGAACTGGACAACGATCTGCCGCGGTGGTGGGTCTGGCTCTTCTACATCACCATCGCCTTCTCGGTGGCGTACATGCTGTACTACCATGTGCTGGGGATCGGGGACCTTCAGGCCGCGGCGTACGCCCGGGAGATGGAACGCGGGGACGCCATCAAGGCGCAGGCCCTGGCGCGGTTCGAGGCCGAGGTTGGGTCGATGCAGCCGTTGAACGACCCGGAGGTGCTCCGGCGCGGACAGCAGACCTACGCGACGCTGTGTGCGCCGTGTCATCGGGACGATGGCGGGGGACTGGTGGGGCCGAACCTGACCGACGACTACTGGATTCACGGCGGGGAGTTTACGGACACCCTGCGGGTGATCTGGGACGGCGTGCCGGACAAGGGGATGGTGGCGTGGAAGGGTGTGTTGCAGCCGGCGGAGATCCACGCGGTGGCGAGCTACGCCTACACGCTGCGGGGCACCGATCCGCCGAACCCCAAGCCACGCGAGGACCAGGCCCCGGCGGACACCGGGGAGAGCGAGTGGGAATAA
- a CDS encoding heavy metal translocating P-type ATPase metal-binding domain-containing protein, producing the protein MQPIGSTPTHLAGLPAGVGLLPGLAGVDGVVPGRGDGASGSRACRHCGEPCPPEAHEQDGYAFCCLGCRTVYVLLQEHGLGDFYRLSERPGVRVTEVGRRDRWAFLDDPEVRRRLVDFEDGRQGRVTFRVPSMHCVACVWLLENLYRFHAGIGSVRANFLRREVSVVWEPGRIRLSEVAGLLEQLGYTPALTLEELDRPGPVAKGGGLGLRIGVAGFAFGNVMLFSLPQYLGLDSASGETFRTWFGGLSLLLALPALLYSASDFWRSAWASVRQRALTLDVPIAAGLAALYAQSAGEILLGIGEGYLDSLTGLIFFLLCGRAFQNKTHDRLGFDRDYRGFFPLSAVRRTESGEETVAISELRVGDRLTVRHGELVPADARLTAGEGWIDYSFVTGEAEPVGKGVGDHLFAGGRQAGGAIEVETVKPVSQSYLTSLWNDEAFRKVRERGLQTLTNRYSRRFTVAVGAIAVGSALGWVMAGDGVRGLKAFTSVLIVACPCALALAAPFTLGTAHRVLGRLGVFLRNAEVAETLAEIDTVALDKTGTLTDAEAPAVRFVGQALGAEEAGWAAALCRQSVHPHARSLARSLASGEPGEPGVPPEVEGFREVAGRGMVGRVAGREVVLGSAAWLREHGMAADGVTSGTGATVHFGLGGRRRGMWVLEERLRPEVDELLRDLGGRCHLALLSGDHGRQRDRFATLFGDRGRLHFDLGPHDKLAFVRRLQGEGHRVMMVGDGLNDAGALRQGDVGVAVVEGVGRFSPASDVILEAGRVPRLGRVLAFARTTTNLVRVGFGISAAYNVVGVSIAAAGILSPLICAVLMPISSVSVVLFAVGATHWAARRAGLGGWRG; encoded by the coding sequence ATGCAACCGATAGGTTCCACTCCGACGCATCTGGCCGGCTTGCCGGCCGGGGTGGGATTGCTGCCTGGCCTGGCGGGTGTGGACGGGGTGGTGCCGGGGAGGGGCGACGGGGCGTCCGGGTCGCGGGCCTGCCGCCACTGCGGTGAGCCGTGTCCCCCGGAGGCGCATGAGCAGGATGGGTATGCGTTCTGTTGTCTGGGGTGCCGGACGGTTTACGTGTTGTTGCAGGAGCACGGCCTGGGGGATTTCTACCGGTTGAGCGAGCGGCCGGGGGTGCGGGTGACGGAGGTCGGGCGGCGGGATCGGTGGGCATTTCTGGATGACCCGGAGGTGCGGCGGCGGCTGGTGGATTTCGAGGATGGGCGGCAGGGGCGGGTGACCTTCCGGGTGCCGTCGATGCACTGCGTGGCGTGTGTGTGGCTGCTGGAGAATCTGTACCGGTTTCATGCCGGGATCGGTTCGGTGCGGGCCAACTTTCTGCGGCGCGAGGTTTCGGTGGTGTGGGAGCCCGGGCGGATCCGATTGAGCGAGGTGGCGGGGTTGCTGGAGCAGTTGGGGTACACGCCTGCGCTGACCCTCGAGGAGCTGGACCGGCCGGGCCCGGTGGCCAAGGGGGGCGGGCTGGGGTTGCGGATCGGGGTGGCGGGGTTTGCGTTCGGGAACGTGATGTTGTTCAGCCTGCCGCAGTATCTCGGGCTGGACAGCGCGAGCGGGGAGACCTTCCGGACGTGGTTTGGGGGATTGAGCCTGCTGCTGGCGCTGCCGGCGCTGCTCTACAGTGCGAGCGACTTCTGGCGGTCGGCCTGGGCGAGTGTGCGGCAGAGGGCGTTGACGCTGGACGTTCCGATTGCGGCCGGGCTGGCGGCGTTGTACGCGCAGAGTGCGGGGGAGATTCTCCTGGGGATCGGCGAGGGGTATCTGGATTCGCTCACCGGCCTCATCTTCTTTCTCCTGTGCGGGCGGGCTTTTCAGAACAAGACGCACGACCGCCTCGGATTCGATCGCGATTATCGCGGGTTCTTCCCCCTGTCGGCGGTGCGCCGGACGGAATCGGGGGAGGAGACGGTGGCGATTTCGGAGTTGCGGGTGGGCGACCGGCTGACGGTGCGGCACGGGGAGCTGGTGCCGGCGGATGCGCGGCTGACGGCGGGGGAGGGGTGGATCGACTACAGTTTTGTGACGGGCGAGGCGGAACCGGTGGGGAAGGGGGTTGGGGACCATCTATTTGCCGGGGGCCGTCAGGCGGGGGGAGCCATCGAGGTGGAGACGGTGAAGCCGGTGTCGCAGAGCTACCTCACGTCGTTGTGGAACGACGAGGCGTTTCGGAAGGTCCGGGAGCGGGGATTGCAGACGTTGACCAACCGGTACAGCCGGCGGTTCACGGTGGCGGTGGGAGCCATTGCGGTGGGATCGGCGTTGGGTTGGGTGATGGCCGGGGATGGCGTGCGGGGGCTGAAGGCGTTCACCTCGGTGCTGATCGTCGCGTGTCCCTGTGCCCTGGCCCTGGCGGCGCCGTTCACCCTGGGAACGGCCCATCGGGTGCTGGGGCGGCTCGGCGTGTTTCTGCGGAACGCCGAGGTCGCGGAGACCCTGGCCGAGATCGACACGGTGGCGCTGGACAAGACGGGAACCCTGACCGATGCGGAGGCGCCTGCGGTGCGGTTTGTCGGGCAGGCGTTGGGGGCGGAGGAGGCGGGATGGGCTGCGGCGTTGTGCCGGCAATCGGTGCATCCGCATGCGAGGAGCCTGGCGAGGAGTCTGGCCTCGGGGGAACCGGGGGAACCGGGGGTGCCGCCGGAAGTGGAAGGTTTTCGGGAAGTGGCCGGGCGGGGGATGGTGGGGCGGGTGGCGGGACGGGAGGTGGTGCTGGGTTCAGCGGCCTGGCTGCGGGAGCATGGAATGGCGGCGGACGGGGTGACTTCGGGGACGGGGGCGACGGTTCACTTCGGTCTTGGGGGGCGGCGGCGCGGGATGTGGGTGTTGGAGGAGCGGCTGCGACCGGAGGTGGACGAACTGCTGCGGGACCTTGGCGGGCGGTGTCATCTGGCGTTGCTGAGCGGGGATCACGGGCGCCAGCGGGACCGGTTTGCGACGTTGTTTGGGGACCGGGGGCGGCTGCACTTCGATCTGGGTCCTCACGACAAGCTGGCGTTCGTGCGGCGGCTGCAGGGGGAGGGGCACCGGGTGATGATGGTGGGGGACGGACTGAACGATGCCGGGGCGCTGCGACAGGGGGATGTTGGTGTGGCGGTGGTCGAGGGGGTGGGACGCTTTTCGCCGGCGAGCGACGTGATCCTCGAGGCGGGGAGGGTGCCCCGGCTGGGGCGGGTTCTGGCGTTTGCGCGGACGACGACGAACCTGGTGCGGGTGGGTTTCGGGATTTCGGCCGCCTACAACGTGGTGGGGGTGTCGATTGCGGCGGCGGGGATCCTTTCGCCGCTGATCTGCGCGGTGCTGATGCCGATCAGCTCGGTGAGTGTGGTGCTGTTTGCGGTGGGTGCGACGCACTGGGCGGCACGACGCGCCGGGCTGGGCGGATGGCGGGGATGA
- the ccoS gene encoding cbb3-type cytochrome oxidase assembly protein CcoS has translation MEVILLLILASLMLALLFLGIFIWATRSGQFEDTTTPALRILADDPRPRTPASNTDSSKSNPS, from the coding sequence ATGGAAGTCATCCTGCTTCTCATCCTGGCGAGCCTGATGCTGGCCCTGCTGTTCCTCGGAATTTTCATTTGGGCGACGCGGTCCGGTCAGTTCGAGGACACCACGACGCCCGCCCTGCGGATTCTGGCGGACGATCCCCGGCCGCGGACACCGGCTTCCAACACGGATTCCTCCAAATCGAACCCTTCATGA